In the Helianthus annuus cultivar XRQ/B chromosome 11, HanXRQr2.0-SUNRISE, whole genome shotgun sequence genome, one interval contains:
- the LOC110891125 gene encoding plant cysteine oxidase 1 — protein MTNEARLSDVSKVIRKKKKSFRKSSGKGKPSLPSPSLTAASFPLQRLYLSCLDVFKGVGTVPSSTDVQKVCRILDGMKAEDVGLSRNLPFFKTPSTAGVTPKVSCTTINKSEKFWLCIFFLPANAVIPLHNHPGMTVFNKLLLGKVHIKAYDLVNASNEIDSISPSKPKLACKKADGVFTAPCDTSVLYPTSGGNIHAFKAITPCAILDVVGPPYSKEDGRDCSYYRDIPYDALPYEQGVMSEEERERYWWLEEIDVPKESEMRGIQYTGPQIIEI, from the exons ATGACGAACGAGGCTAGGTTAAGTGACGTCAGCAAGGTGATAcggaagaagaagaaaagtttCCGGAAAAGTAGCGGCAAAGGAAAACCGTCTCTGCCGTCTCCGTCACTAACGGCGGCTTCGTTTCCGTTGCAGAGGCTGTATTTATCGTGTTTAGATGTTTTTAAAGGCGTTGGAACCGTTCCGTCTTCGACTGATGTGCAGAAGGTTTGCCGGATTCTCG ATGGAATGAAAGCGGAAGATGTTGGATTAAGTAGGAACTTACCATTCTTCAAGACTCCTAGTACCGCAGGAGTAACTCCCAAAGTCTCATGCACAACAATAAACAAGTCTGAGAAATTTTGG TTATGTATTTTCTTTCTTCCTGCAAATGCTGTCATACCGCTTCATAATCATCCAGGAATGACGGTTTTCAACAAGCTGTTACTTGGGAAAGTGCATATTAAAGCATATGATTTAGTTAACGCTAGTAACGAAATTGACTCGATATCCCCCTCGAAAC CGAAATTAGCATGTAAAAAAGCTGATGGTGTTTTCACAGCTCCATGTGATACTTCTGTACTGTATCCGACTTCAGGGGGTAACATACACGCCTTCAAGGCTATAACGCCTTGTGCAATCCTTGACGTGGTTGGACCTCCGTATTCTAAAGAAGATGGTCGGGATTGCTCATACTATAGAGACATTCCATACGATGCATTGCCAT ATGAACAAGGGGTTATGAGCGAAGAAGAAAGGGAGCGGTATTGGTGGTTAGAAGAAATCGACGTGCCGAAAGAATCAGAAATGAGGGGAATCCAGTATACGGGGCCACAAATAATCGAGATATAA